Part of the Octopus bimaculoides isolate UCB-OBI-ISO-001 chromosome 18, ASM119413v2, whole genome shotgun sequence genome is shown below.
taataataataataataataatattaataacaacaacaacaacaacagcaacaacaaaaggaagaagaagaagaagaagaagaagaagaagaagaagaagaagaagaagaagaacaacaacaacaacaacaacaacaataataataatagtcaaaataGCGAACAAAGCAACAGTAAAATTGGAGGTTAGCACAATGACTTTTTTATGGGTCAACGACCGAAAGTATTTCTAGATTTTTCACTGCGGTTATTTTTGTaacatcaaagaaacaaaaaaaacacataaagctacataaaatataatgccATTGACCACACAGCTGAATAAGTTGTCATAACCTGGTTACTATGTTACTGAACATCAGACTTGCTCTCCAACGCAGTTCctttaaaataattgttaagGGTTTAAAATTAAAAGGGTTGTCGTCCCCTGCCCTTTTGACTGGaattaatttgaattatttacataactttattatttttaaaaatcttttcgttgcttcagtcattgagctgcgaacatgctggagcactgccttcagcggtttttaagtcgaacaaatcgcccccaggcagtgtggtatttattttatcggtctctctaGCCAAACCGCTATGTCACGAAGTCGTAAGtataccaacaccgattgtcaagcggtggtgggaacaaacataacacaaacacatacacacacatacatatgctcacacacacatacacatacacatacacacaaatataataggctaccacacagtttccatctaccaaatccactgacaagactttgatcggcccgaaggtTTAGTAGAAGACTCCTGCCAAAGGTACTGCGCTGTAGGACTCGACCCCAAATCACATAGTTGATTTCTTTATTGAATGAAAGTATAATTTTAATTGGTTAATCAATGAATTAAATTACTTGGTCTGTTTCTTCAAATATGTTTACAGCCACTTTACGATATTATTTTGTAGTTATtcggctgcgagctggcagaaacgttggcacgccgggcgaaatgcttagcggtatttcgtctgtctttacgttctgagttcatattccgccaaggtcgactttgcctttcatcctttcggggttgatgaattattaagtaccagttgcgtactagggccgatctaatcgactggcgccctcccccaaaatttcgggccttgtgccttgagtagaaaaaaaaggaattattCTTTAGTTATTATAATTGCTACTAGAGTGTTAGCCGTCATGTGAGGGGTAGCTTTGCAAGTTTACCTTTTTACCGAAAGCGCGTGGCTTAATACTCAGTGACTTCTTGATAAGATCATTTGGACAGATGAGGCNNNNNNNNNNNNNNNNNNNNNNNNNNNNNNNNNNNNNNNNNNNNNNNNNNNNNNNNNNNNNNNNNNNNNNNNNNNNNNNNNNNNNNNNNNNNNNNNNNNNNNNNNNNNNNNNNNNNNNNNNNNNNNNNNNNNNNNNNNNNNNNNNNNNNNNNNNNNNNNNNNNNNNNNNNNNNNNNNNNNNNNNNNNNNNNNNNNNNNNNNNNNNNNNNNNNNNNNNNNNNNNNNNNNNNNNNNNNNNNNNNNNNNNNNNNNNNNNNNNNNNNNNNNNNNNNNNNNNNNNNNNNNNNNNNNNNNNNNNNNNNNNNNNNNNNNNNNNNNNNNNNNNNNNNNNNNNNNNNNNNNNNNNNNNNNNNNNNNNNNNNNNNNNNNNNNNNNNNNNNNNNNNNNNNNNNNNNNNNNNNNNNNNNNNNNNNNNNNNNNNNNNNNNNNNNNNNNNNNNNNNNNNNNNNNNNNNNNNNNNNNNNNNNNNNNNNNNgtggtggtggtgggggggtcgtcgtcatcgtcgtggtggtcgtggtactgttgcaatggtggtgatgatggtgatgattgtactaatgatggtggtagtcgtgtaggtgggggtggggatggcGGTGGTAGAATTAGCAAACAGTAGTGGCGATAATGTGAAGTAATGCATGACCATGGTCAAGTTTGTCGATTGTCCACTCGGTATCAGTCAGTCCAAAGCAGTGATAGCTGACAAGAAGTTGATGGACATTCTGTAAACGCCAAACGAATTCATGGAGTCAacggtattttatatttttgtttccagATTCCGCAATGTCACTGCCAGCTTCCTTTTCTGAATTTGGCGGACTCCATTTGTCTGCTTTACCACCTTCTATTTTCGTCGCAATTTCCTCATCTTTTGCTTGTtccacatttttatttattcattaattaatctCCACCTTGTTTTACGGTTTTGCAATAAGTATTTTCCAGTTTCTCGATCGCTTATTTTTCCCTTTATCTGTCTCTCAACCAACACTATGCATCTGCTATTCAGTATGTCTACAAGCCTACGTGTCTTTTGACCAGCATGGCTATCTGTCGTCTGCTTATCACCTATTTATCGTTAGTCCTATCTCTATCTGTTTTCTACCTGTAGTTTGCGTATTTGTCTAATACCTGTTAATAATTTATTTGTCCGCCCCTTGTCTAGTTATATATTTGTCAACCCATCCCTTGTTTAACGCCTGTTTGCCATTCCATTGTCTATGTATAATACGTTTAtcctttgtgtgcatgtgtgtgcatgtgtgtgcgtgtgtttgtgtgtatcgaaggtaaaaaagagagaaaatagaaagtttCTGACAATGCGggtagttttttttataaaatttttatatttctgacgcaAACGCCCACCATCAAAAGAAAAACAGTCTGAgaaatgtccatatatatatatgttcattttgtCCGTTTgtcatctatttgtctatctattgtcgatcatctttctttctgtcctatATTACTACTGGCTTGATtattatgtttgttgttttcagTCTCATTGTCAATTTATCATCACCTTGCCCATCGTCGGCCCTTCTTCTATATATCCATGGCTCTATTTTGtcatctttttgtctgtctaatgcagtggttctcaaccgggggtcaagattttgttgttagaaattatttgcaatatattgCTTATGCTTCTACAAAACacgttttaataattttcttaaatacaattcctaatgatattaaataataaaaatgcaatgagatttttttaaaacatggaaCGGGTGTGAGGGTCCTTCCgggtaaaataagaatcaaaagaCTCCATAGGTAGAAAAATAGTAGAGAAACACTAGTCTAAAGtctacttaatatatatttattcattgctaATGTATCGAATTTTTTTTCAGACTCCTGTCTATTTATCGTATGCCTATCTTTCACCTATTTGTCTACAATCGTCTACCTTATGATGTCTCCATTACCTATCATTTAACAGTTCGACTGGTCATAGGCTATCGATCATGTTCGTCTGATGACTGtctatcatatatttgtgtgtgcaatgtctatctatctatctatctatctatctatctatctatctatctatctatcaacggagtcgcaaatgcaaaatatcagTTAGTtctagagcacacaatgttcctgaaggtcagcaatggtcttcgtCGGTCACGAGTGgaggccatcatgtatgtatgtatatatgtatgcgaatgtgtgtaaatgagtgtgtgtgtgtgtgtgtgtgtgtgtgtgtgcctgtctatgtaaagctttaaaaaataaactggTGTATCTATCTCTATTCACTGCGTAATATTGCGTTTTGGTCAACAGATTATTTTTAGACAACCTGTTGGAAGCCcccgccctcctcctcctccatccctGGCATTAAAAGCATCAATGTCAACATCCTTACTGCTTGTCTTTCAATACGTCTTGAAATGACGTTAAGTTATGTCACAAATTGGTATCTTGTTCATCATACCGTATCGACCAATGTAAATCGATATCAAGTCACTGTTCTACCACACCTTCGAGATCGCGATTCAACGAAAGAGCCTTTGCTTTGTCATTCGgtctctttaactctttaactcttttatttcAGTGatttacactgcggccatgctggagcaccgcctttagtcgaacttattctttgtaagcctagtacttattctatcgttcttcttttaccgaactgctaagtttcggggacgtaaatacaccagcatcggatggCAAGCGatagttgggggacaaacacagacacacaaacatatacatatatatatatatatgaagggcttcttttcagtttccgcctacgaaattcactcacaagactttggtcagcccgaggctatagcagaagacgctcGCCCAACgtgtcgcgcagtgggactgaacccagaaccatgaggttggtaagcaaactacttaccacacagctactcttaGCAACCAAACTTGCTACAAATGACGCCTTACCGTTTTAAATATgtataggcatgactgtgtggtttcaggttcagtcctactgcacagcctccttaggcaagtgtcttttataataGTCCCGGGTCGAGTAAtgccttatgagtaaatttggcagatggaaactgtgtggaagtctatcgtgtatatgtctgtgtatttttgtgtcccccatcccgcttgacaaccgctgttggtttgtttatgtttccgtaaCTCAGCTGTTCCGtataagacaccgatagaataagtactaactagaattttttttttctaaaaaaaaaaaagaaagaaacagaagtacTGCAGTCAATGatttcgactgaaacccttcaaggcggtgctccagcatggccgcagtctaatgaccgaaactagtaaaagataaatataaaaagacatcTCGAACAGCAAGGCTCTGGGTTTATTCCTCGTGGGGGAGATGTAGGACCGTCATGTCGGAATGTAGATCAGTTCTTGAGACTAAACAACatccgcaacaacaacaaactaaacaacaaccacaacaataacagtgtaaacaacaacaacaacaacgttcaaCGATTTCAGCCATTACAACCCCCCATTACAACCTCATTTTCACGCTTCACTGAACGGCGTCATTTTGGCTTCTTGACCTTTTCGTTCGTGCTGTCTTATATGTCTTGTAGCCTTCCGTTTTCcgagttgctgctgctgttgctatacTCACTGACTATTTTCGGCACCTGTAGTTACTGTCGCAGATAGTGTTATTATTAGCGCTACTATccgtgctgttgttgttattgcagtacgctgaaaataaataaataaacaaataaataaatagataaaaggcCCCGGCAGAACAATTTGTTAATATGAATACCAACGTGACAGCAGATATTTTGATAATACACCTATCCCTCCTTCAagataaatttaaaaagtaacaaaGAATGTTATTTATGACGACAAAGACACGGCGCGACGCACAGTCATATACCAGATGGTGTCAAAAAGTTCCcaaactagttatgtttaataataataaaaaaaatagaaacattattatttctaaatctctgaaagagagatattcagtaacagtccTTTAAAGTAAaaactatttgccaacataatgtgtcTGCCCTGGATAagacgattgttactgttgtttagccccaggaaacatcgtttccagctggctatttacttaagttttatcaccatctccttcgaaatagtctcCTTGCGCAGCGATACAcgggtcccagcgttcctgccacttttggaatccggcctggaagtcgttttccataagcGAGTATAGGACCTTCTAGGATTCGCTCTGGATCCCGACAACAATGTTAAAACGGCAACCTTTCAGCTTCATTTTCATGttgggggaagagatggaagtccacaggtgatAAATCTGACAAATAGGGCAGGTGctgaagcaataccatgttgtttttgagGAGAACTTGGTGACAGAGTGCCTTCTCGTCGTGAAGGATCCAATTCTTTGCGCTCCACaaatccggtcgctttcgccgaatgtcctcctcCAAACGCTACAAAACGTCACATTAGATCACTCTATTGACGGCCTGGCCCGGGGTGGGGTCGGcagaattctcgatgcacaatatcgCGGATGtcggaaaaagaagaaaagaaaacgcgGAGCATGCTTTTGATTGAGTTGCAGCTCTGTTGTGCTTTCTTCGGTCGTGGAGATGAACgcctcttccattgtgacgactgctgcttcATCTCAGGGTCGTACTCGTAGACCCAACTCCTGTCACCTGGGATGATGGTCGACATGAAGGAGGAGGTCATCAGCGATACGCTGacggagatcttgacagacttcgacGTTCTTACTGTTCAATGGTCAGTAGGCGAGGGACAAACTTAGAAGTGACACGCCGCATGTTCAATCCAGACGTGAGGATTGCCTGCACGGACCCATACGACAGGCCAAAAATatcagcaatgtcgttgattgtccCCTCCGACGATCCTCATACACAAGCTGATgcattttctccacatttccgggggtgacgctcatggcaggtcttccagaccGATCATCGTCTTCCAGACCgatcatcgtcttccagggacgttcttccgcttttgaagcgcccgtgcgaCCCAAATTTCCGAAAATACATGTTAGCAACGTTTTCATGGTGATCCAAAATTAGTGAAAtccaatgtgacaaggctggcccctttgaattacaggtacaagtcatttttgccagccgaatGGAGCAATGTGAtctaaagcgtcttgctcaaggacacaacgcatcgccaggaattgaactcaagaccttacgatcgtgagccgtaAAAGAATTCTTGCAGCTCCAAGCATTGCTGATTCTTGTAGgcgttctaccttcacacttgcaccgatctttttcagccatgctggtagttgagttcTGATACTTCCAAGAGCACCAATTACTTTGGTATCAcgtcttctctcttcattgaccacaaccttcgtatttcccacttcaaatcgtcatagttgttttattttttcttcttctttctctttgatcctgttgtcatcAGGATATGCTATAtcaattatcatgcatgttctttcttttttattcaccaccacaacaacaacagttattattattattattattattattattattattattattattattattattattattattattattattattattattattattatttgttattcttgGCAGAATGTAACCAAAATGGTGTCTGAAGAAAACCAAAACGATGAAGTACTTTAGATGGAAATCTGTCGAAGTGTTCCAAAATGATAAAATGTGACGAAATGtaaagaagaaaacatgaaagaacaGCCATCGAAACGCAATAAATCGTAACGAAGAAGATCCAAACcaagaacgaaggaaagaaaacGTAACCAAtaaggacacacaaaaaaaaaaaaaaaaaaaccaatatagAATAAAGTAATTACAAGAAAAattaaagcaacaaaacaaattaaactataaaaatgatatacaaaaagagtttaagaaaacatgtaaaactaTAAAATAGTAAAGATTGATAAAAGAGAATTATGTACAATGAATATAGgaagttttttatattttatgttatggATCGTTTTTGCTCTGTGTAGTGTTGctctaaatattttcaatattgacTGGCACAAGACAAGCATACCACAAGGTATTATTCTTGTCATTGTGCTTGGAATCCTGCAAGGTTCTGTTTACGAATTTCCGGTGCAGACGATTGCTACATTGATTGTCGGCGGCAACAGAAGGAAAAACCCAACGGCTGAAGGCGACAATTTAACGCTCATTCTCAACTATAACTTGTTAGCAGTTACAGTTGATGATATTGAAGAATGCTTCCAGACAATGTTTCAAGCATTCATGGGCAATTTATGTTTCAATGTATCTGCTGTTCTTGTCAGTGCAACTTCGAAAGAAGATCTCATATCATGTGAGTTAGAATGCCGTGATAAATACCGGAAGTTAATATACGATGAACTTTTCAAAGAAGGTGTCTGTTTCGCTAATGGCTACTATGACGATATCAATCAAGACCGTTTTAAGAACGTATGGATGTATTTCCAATACTGTCCAGGGGATATTTTCATCCATCAACACCTTGATTCAATATGTGATCGATTTGCACGAGAATTTATGGTAATTCATCGCACCAGTAAAGTTTTACGTAAATGTGGACAATATCAAGATCTAATGTTGCTATCTGAGGGAGAATCTTTTGCTTACACATATACTGACATTGAATATTATGGAAAGATGGCCCGTCCTTATAACCAGCCCACCTTTTACTATTCATCTGAcgtgcaaaatatatttaaccgGCGATTTGATTACACCTTAGTATTGGATGCCGATACAGGGGTGCCGGATGGAACGGTAGAAAAACTTCTCGGAATAGCTGCAGCAAACCCAGAGAAAGGGATCATCCAACCATCTATAAAACTAAGTCGCGATGTANNNNNNNNNNNNNNNNNNNNNNNNNNNNNNNNNNNNNNNNNNNNNNNNNNNNNNNNNNNNNNNNNNNNNNNNNNNNNNNNNNNNNNNNNNNNNNNNNNNNNNNNNNNNNNNNNNNNNNNNNNNNNNNNNNNNNNNNNNNNNNNNNNNNNNNNNNNNNNNNNNNNNNNNNNNNNNNNNNNNNNNNNNNNNNNNNNNNNNNNNNNNNNNNNNNNNNNNNNNNNNNNNNNNNNNNNNNNNNNNNNNNNNNNNNNNNNNNNNNNNNNNNNNNNNNNNNNNNNNNNNNNNNNNNNNNNNNNNNNNNNNNNNNNNNNNNNNNNNNNNNNNNNNNNNNNNNNNNNNNNNNNNNNNNNNNNNNNNNNNNNNNNNNNNNNNNNNNNNNNNNNNNNNNNNNNNNNNNNNNNNNNNNNNNNNNNNNNNNNNNNNNNNNNNNNNNNNNNNNNNNNNNNNNNNNNNNNNNNNNNNNNNNNNNNNNNNNNNNNNNNNNNNNNNNNNNNNNNNNNNNNNNNNNNNNNNNNNNNNNNNNNNNNNNNNNNNNNNNNNNNNNNNNNNNNNNNNNNNNNNNNNNNNNNNNNNNNNNNNNNNNNNNNNNNNNNNNNNNNNNNNNNNNNNNNNNNNNNNNNNNNNNNNNNNNNNNNNNNNNNNNNNNNNNNNNNNNNNNNNNNNNNNNNNNNNNNNNNNNNNNNNNNNNNNNNNNNNNNNNNNNNNNNNNNNNNNNNNNNNNNNNNNNNNNNNNNNNNNNNNNNNNNNNNNNNNNNNNNNNNNNNNNNNNNNNNNNNNNNNNNNNNNNNNNNNNNNNNNNNNNNNNNNNNNNNNNNNNNNNNNNNNNNNNNNNNNNNNNNNNNNNNNNNNNNNNNNNNNNNNNNNNNNNNNNNNNNNNNNNNNNNNNNNNNNNNNNNNNNNNNNNNNNNNNNNNNNNNNNNNNNNNNNNNNNNNNNNNNNNNNNNNNNNNNNNNNNNNNNNNNNNNNNNNNNNNNNNNNNNNNNNNNNNNNNNNNNNNNNNNNNNNNNNNNNNNNNNNNNNNNNNNNNNNNNNNNNNNNNNNNNNNNNNNNNNNNNNNNNNNNNNNNNNNNNNNNNNNNNNNNNNNNNNNNNNNNNNNNNNNNNNNNNNNNNNNNNNNNNNNNNNNNNNNNNNNNNNNNNNNNNNNNNNNNNNNNNNNNNNNNNNNNNNNNNNNNNNNNNNNNNNNNNNNNNNNNNNNNNNNNNNNNNNNNNNNNNNNNNNNNNNNNNNNNNNNNNNNNNNNNNNNNNNNNNNNNNNNNNNNNNNNNNNNNNNNNNNNNNNNNNNNNNNNNNNNNNNNNNNNNNNNNNNNNNNNNNNNNNNNNNNNNNNNNNNNNNNNNNNNNNNNNNNNNNNNNNNNNNNNNNNNNNNNNNNNNNNNNNNNNNNNNNNNNNNNNNNNNNNNNNNNNNNNNNNNNNNNNNNNNNNNNNNNNNNNNNNNNNNNNNNNNNNNNNNNNNNNNNNNNNNNNNNNNNNNNNNNNNNNNNNNNNNNNNNNNNNNNNNNNNNNNNNNNNNNNNNNNNNNNNNNNNNNNNNNNNNNNNNNNNNNNNNNNNNNNNNNNNNNNNNNNNNNNNNNNNNNNNNNNNNNNNNNNNNNNNNNNNNNNNNNNNNNNNNNNNNNNNNNNNNNNNNNNNNNNNNNNNNNNNNNNNNNNNNNNNNNNNNNNNNNNNNNNNNNNNNNNNNNNNNNNNNNNNNNNNNNNNNNNNNNNNNNNNNNNNNNNNNNNNNNNNNNNNNNNNNNNNNNNNNNNNNNNNNNNNNNNNNNNNNNNNNNNNNNNNNNNNNNNNNNNNNNNNNNNNNNNNNNNNNNNNNNNNNNNNNNNNNNNNNNNNNNNNNNNNNNNNNNNNNNNNNNNNNNNNNNNNNNNNNNNNNNNNNNNNNNNNNNNNNNNNNNNNNNNNNNNNNNNNNNNNNNNNNNNNNNNNNNNNNNNNNNNNNNNNNNNNNNNNNNNNNNNNNNNNNNNNNNNNNNNNNNNNNNNNNNNNNNNNNNNNNNNNNNNNNNNNNNNNNNNNNNNNNNNNNNNNNNNNNNNNNNNNNNNNNNNNNNNNNNNNNNNNNNNNNNNNNNNNNNNNNNNNNNNNNNNNNNNNNNNNNNNNNNNNNNNNNNNNNNNNNNNNNNNNNNNNNNNNNNNNNNNNNNNNNNNNNNNNNNNNNNNNNNNNNNNNNNNNNNNNNNNNNNNNNNNNNNNNNNNNNNNNNNNNNNNNNNNNNNNNNNNNNNNNNNNNNNNNNNNNNNNNNNNNNNNNNNNNNNNNNNNNNNNNNNNNNNNNNNNNNNNNNNNNNNNNNNNNNNNNNNNNNNNNNNNNNNNNNNNNNNNNNNNNNNNNNNNNNNNNNNNNNNNNNNNNNNNNNNNNNNNNNNNNNNNNNNNNNNNNNNNNNNNNNNNNNNNNNNNNNNNNNNNNNNNNNNNNNNNNNNNNNNNNNNNNNNNNNNNNNNNNNNNNNNNNNNNNNNNNNNNNNNNNNNNNNNNNNNNNNNNNNNNNNNNNNNNNNNNNNNNNNNNNNNNNNNNNNNNNNNNNNNNNNNNNNNNNNNNNNNNNNNNNNNNNNNNNNNNNNNNNNNNNNNNNNNNNNNNNNNNNNNNNNNNNNNNNNNNNNNNNNNNNNNNNNNNNNNNNNNNNNNNNNNNNNNNNNNNNNNNNNNNNNNNNNNNNNNNNNNNNNNNNNNNNNNNNNNNNNNNNNNNNNNNNNNNNNNNNNNNNNNNNNNNNNNNNNNNNNNNNNNNNNNNNNNNNNNNNNNNNNNNNNNNNNNNNNNNNNNNNNNNNNNNNNNNNNNNNNNNNNNNNNNNNNNNNNNNNNNNNNNNNNNNNNNNNNNNNNNNNNNNNNNNNNNNNNNNNNNNNNNNNNNNNNNNNNNNNNNNNNNNNNNNNNNNNNNNNNNNNNNNNNNNNNNNNNNNNNNNNNNNNNNNNNNNNNNNNNNNNNNNNNNNNNNNNNNNNNNNNNNNNNNNNNNNNNNNNNNNNNNNNNNNNNNNNNNNNNNNNNNNNNNNNNNNNNNNNNNNNNNNNNNNNNNNNNNNNNNNNNNNNNNNNNNNNNNNNNNNNNNNNNNNNNNNNNNNNNNNNNNNNNNNNNNNNNNNNNNNNNNNNNNNNNNNNNNNNNNNNNNNNNNNNNNNNNNNNNNNNNNNNNNNNNNNNNNNNNNNNNNNNNNNNNNNNNNNNNNNNNNNNNNNNNNNNNNNNNNNNNNNNNNNNNNNNNNNNNNNNNNNNNNNNNNNNNNNNNNNNNNNNNNNNNNNNNNNNNNNNNNNNNNNNNNNNNNNNNNNNNNNNNNNNNNNNNNNNNNNNNNNNNNNNNNNNNNNNNNNNNNNNNNNNNNNNNNNNNNNNNNNNNNNNNNNNNNNNNNNNNNNNNNNNNNNNNNNNNNNNNNNNNNNNNNNNNNNNNNNNNNNNNNNNNNNNNNNNNNNNNNNNNNNNNNNNNNNNNNN
Proteins encoded:
- the LOC106871375 gene encoding uncharacterized protein LOC106871375, translating into MNIGSFLYFMLWIVFALCSVALNIFNIDWHKTSIPQGIILVIVLGILQGSVYEFPVQTIATLIVGGNRRKNPTAEGDNLTLILNYNLLAVTVDDIEECFQTMFQAFMGNLCFNVSAVLVSATSKEDLISCELECRDKYRKLIYDELFKEGVCFANGYYDDINQDRFKNVWMYFQYCPGDIFIHQHLDSICDRFAREFMVIHRTSKVLRKCGQYQDLMLLSEGESFAYTYTDIEYYGKMARPYNQPTFYYSSDVQNIFNRRFDYTLVLDADTGVPDGTVEKLLGIAAANPEKGIIQPSIKLSRDEIKCIKECPTESYTSPTPGLFRRDDCVMCFQLQIPISGTVSRV